The following proteins are encoded in a genomic region of Comamonas resistens:
- a CDS encoding SDR family oxidoreductase, with translation MNVQFDFSGRHVMVFGGTTGINLGIAQCYARAGARVTVASRKQANVDAAVATLGAAALGVVADVRDEQTVAAALTQAVERHGPIDVLVSGAAGNFLAPADQMSSNAFKVVLDIDLLGSFHVARHAVQHLHPGASSLIFITAPQSVVPMAYQAHVCAAKAGVDQLTRVLALEWGARGVRVNAISPGPIAGTEGMRRLAPQGEQGDALVRQMVPLGRMGTTDDIGQLALFLGSDAASYISGTVIACDGGAQGQLSPMIAAAADGVLKKT, from the coding sequence ATGAATGTGCAATTCGATTTCAGCGGCCGCCATGTGATGGTGTTTGGCGGCACCACGGGCATCAATCTGGGCATTGCCCAGTGCTATGCAAGAGCGGGAGCCCGCGTCACCGTGGCCAGCCGCAAGCAGGCCAATGTGGATGCGGCCGTGGCCACGCTGGGTGCGGCGGCCCTCGGCGTGGTGGCCGATGTGCGTGATGAGCAGACGGTGGCGGCGGCACTGACCCAGGCAGTGGAGCGTCATGGTCCTATCGATGTGCTGGTGTCCGGCGCGGCGGGCAATTTCCTCGCGCCTGCCGATCAGATGTCCTCCAATGCCTTCAAGGTGGTGCTGGATATCGACCTGCTGGGCAGCTTTCATGTGGCGCGCCATGCCGTCCAGCACCTGCACCCCGGTGCCTCCAGCCTGATCTTCATCACGGCGCCGCAGTCTGTCGTGCCCATGGCCTACCAGGCCCATGTCTGCGCTGCCAAGGCCGGTGTGGATCAGCTCACAAGAGTGCTGGCGCTGGAATGGGGGGCACGCGGTGTGCGCGTCAATGCGATATCGCCCGGCCCGATTGCCGGCACCGAAGGCATGCGCCGGCTGGCGCCGCAGGGCGAGCAGGGGGATGCCCTGGTGAGGCAGATGGTGCCGCTGGGGCGCATGGGCACGACCGACGATATAGGCCAGCTGGCCCTGTTTCTGGGCAGCGACGCGGCCAGCTATATCTCGGGCACGGTGATTGCCTGCGATGGCGGTGCCCAGGGCCAGCTCTCGCCCATGATTGCGGCCGCCGCCGATGGCGTATTGAAAAAGACATAA
- a CDS encoding class I adenylate-forming enzyme family protein, with protein MIEMNLSQQARRIRRIALGDLLYRTAAKFGQRTALVDGEQRISYAELDARSSRFARYLLDSIGPGKQVGMLCANSIDMVVAFNGIHKASQVWVPVNIKLDVAAIGYILQHAEVSAVVVDQEMLGLPGLVDLLKQLAVPLILTRVAAGSELGMTVDGLTLTQAEAGQSDQLPEVEIDDNQAALLMYTSGTTGNPKGVVHSHLSVYSAIQGNIDEIHYRETDVLSGWLPLFHCAQHSLTQTAIATGACTVLTRAFVPAEVGQLVIMEGVTIFVGLPLMYAAVLADPGFAPTTIRQCIYAMAPIPKPLIAQIAKRMSDNLSLATGQTEIYPATMTFYPMLNPDCDANFWGSSLSTCETAIMDDDGNLLGPGQVGEIVHRGPNVMLGYFKDPKATAEAQKFGWHHTGDLGIWDAKGRMEFVDRKKDMIKTGGENVASVKVEAVVLAHPEIAAAAVFGLPHPHWSEAVCAFVMRKPGTSVDADSVLAHCRQHLGGFEVPKLVHFVDAFPSTATGKVQKNVMRRQFEQIARDLWGE; from the coding sequence ATGATCGAGATGAATCTGTCGCAGCAGGCGCGCCGCATACGGCGCATTGCTCTCGGGGATCTGCTGTACCGCACGGCCGCAAAGTTCGGGCAGCGCACGGCGCTGGTCGATGGCGAGCAACGTATCAGCTATGCCGAGCTGGACGCGCGCAGCTCGCGCTTTGCCCGCTATCTGCTGGACAGCATAGGGCCGGGCAAGCAGGTGGGCATGCTGTGCGCCAACTCCATCGACATGGTGGTGGCCTTCAACGGCATCCACAAGGCCAGCCAGGTCTGGGTGCCCGTCAACATCAAGCTCGATGTGGCCGCCATAGGCTATATCCTGCAGCATGCGGAAGTTTCTGCCGTGGTGGTGGACCAGGAAATGCTGGGCTTGCCGGGGCTGGTCGATCTGCTCAAACAGCTGGCCGTGCCGCTGATCCTCACGCGCGTGGCTGCAGGGTCTGAGCTGGGTATGACTGTCGATGGCCTGACCTTGACCCAGGCCGAGGCCGGCCAGTCCGACCAACTGCCCGAGGTCGAGATTGACGACAACCAGGCTGCGCTGCTGATGTACACCAGTGGCACCACGGGAAATCCCAAAGGGGTGGTGCACTCCCATCTATCGGTGTATTCCGCCATCCAGGGCAATATCGACGAGATCCATTATCGTGAAACCGATGTGCTCAGCGGCTGGCTGCCGCTGTTTCACTGTGCCCAGCACTCGCTGACGCAGACGGCGATTGCCACCGGTGCCTGCACGGTGCTGACGCGCGCTTTTGTGCCGGCAGAAGTGGGGCAACTGGTCATCATGGAGGGGGTGACGATTTTTGTGGGCCTGCCGCTGATGTATGCGGCCGTGCTGGCCGATCCCGGCTTTGCGCCTACGACCATCCGCCAGTGCATCTATGCCATGGCGCCTATTCCCAAGCCGCTGATTGCGCAGATTGCCAAGCGCATGAGTGACAACCTGTCGCTGGCTACGGGGCAGACCGAAATCTACCCGGCCACTATGACCTTCTACCCCATGCTCAACCCCGACTGCGATGCCAATTTCTGGGGCAGCAGCCTGTCCACCTGCGAGACGGCCATCATGGATGACGACGGCAATCTGCTGGGGCCGGGCCAGGTCGGGGAGATCGTGCACCGGGGCCCCAATGTCATGCTGGGTTACTTCAAGGACCCCAAGGCCACGGCCGAGGCCCAGAAGTTTGGTTGGCATCACACCGGCGATCTTGGTATCTGGGATGCCAAGGGCCGCATGGAGTTTGTCGACCGCAAGAAGGACATGATCAAGACCGGTGGCGAGAACGTGGCCAGCGTCAAGGTCGAGGCCGTGGTGCTGGCTCACCCGGAGATCGCGGCTGCAGCCGTCTTCGGCCTGCCGCATCCGCACTGGAGCGAGGCGGTCTGCGCATTTGTGATGCGCAAGCCCGGAACCTCGGTCGATGCCGACTCGGTGCTTGCCCACTGCCGCCAGCATCTGGGCGGCTTTGAAGTGCCCAAGCTTGTGCACTTTGTCGATGCCTTTCCTTCCACGGCCACGGGCAAGGTGCAGAAGAACGTGATGCGCAGGCAGTTCGAGCAGATTGCCAGGGATCTATGGGGCGAGTGA
- a CDS encoding SDR family oxidoreductase translates to MKVAVITGAASGIGAGLARQAAAQGMKLVLADRDQEKLDAVAHALGEQALAVVTDVTKQDSLDALADKAYAAFGQVDLLFNNAGVLSTGNCWEIGDTQWQQAWQVNVNGIVNGLRAFVPRLLKADRPARIINTASVGGFLPSPLMAPYSATKFAVVALTESLANELATLNPHIKVSLLAPGPVKTAIFREAPSAASAQFHGMMSHMLDANGMGSDEFASLVFAAIERGEYWIVPQPEMLYPLLEARNKIIAERTVPVFAWTPETVE, encoded by the coding sequence ATGAAAGTTGCTGTCATCACTGGAGCTGCCAGTGGTATTGGTGCGGGCCTTGCCAGACAGGCCGCAGCCCAGGGAATGAAGCTCGTCCTGGCCGACCGGGATCAGGAAAAACTGGACGCTGTCGCACATGCGCTGGGCGAGCAAGCGCTTGCCGTCGTGACCGATGTCACCAAACAGGACTCGCTGGATGCCCTGGCCGACAAGGCCTATGCCGCATTTGGCCAGGTCGATCTGCTGTTCAACAACGCAGGCGTGCTGTCCACCGGCAATTGCTGGGAGATCGGCGACACCCAATGGCAGCAGGCCTGGCAGGTCAACGTCAACGGCATCGTCAACGGCCTGCGCGCTTTTGTGCCACGCCTGCTCAAGGCAGACAGACCCGCGCGCATCATCAATACGGCATCGGTCGGAGGCTTTTTGCCCAGTCCGCTGATGGCCCCCTATTCCGCCACCAAGTTCGCCGTGGTGGCGCTGACCGAAAGCCTGGCCAACGAGCTGGCCACCCTGAACCCGCATATCAAGGTCTCGCTGCTGGCTCCAGGCCCGGTCAAGACCGCCATCTTCAGAGAAGCACCATCCGCAGCATCGGCGCAGTTTCACGGCATGATGAGCCATATGCTCGATGCAAACGGCATGGGCAGCGATGAGTTTGCCAGCCTGGTTTTTGCAGCCATTGAGCGCGGCGAATACTGGATCGTTCCCCAGCCGGAAATGCTCTACCCCTTGCTGGAGGCTCGCAACAAGATCATTGCCGAGCGCACTGTCCCCGTCTTTGCCTGGACACCGGAAACCGTGGAGTGA
- a CDS encoding peptidase U32 family protein gives MSLLPHQLELLSPARDADIGIEAVNHGADAVYIGGPAFGARATAGNDIRDLERLIKHAHRFGSRIFITLNTILRDDELEGARDMAWQIYNAGADALIIQDMGLLELDMPPIQLHASTQTDIRTPEKARFLQDAGLSQIVVARELDLRQIAAVRAATDPARTTIEFFVHGALCVAYSGQCFISHAHTGRSANRGDCNQACRLPYEVTDASGRIIAHEKHVLSMKDNNQSDNLRALIDAGVRSFKIEGRYKDMGYVKNITAHYRKLLDEIIEEREFSDAPLARSSSGRTSFTFEPDPDQNFNREFTDYFVNGRKDDIGAFDTPKTPGRAIGWVTQVGDKWFEIEASDKATELHNGDGLCYYDLQKELVGVHINRAECMHAKKGIWRVFPKNEIAEFKDLRKGLEINRNRDMDWVRTLEKKSSERRIGLWAELKETAKGFALQLTDDDGFVGYAEIDNEHQAATDAAKAETTLREQLGRFGATIFAVHDIALNLSQPWFVPASVLNQLRRDAVASLEAARESGFIRLPRAKPVEPPVPFPEDTLTYLANVFNQKAHDFYVKHGVKVIDAAYESKEEEGEVSLMITKHCVRFSMSLCPKQAKGVIGVKGTIKAEPLQLINGKEKLTLRFDCKPCEMHVVGKMKKSVMNQHAKEMQEHPMQFYRTRPAPKPLA, from the coding sequence ATGTCTCTCCTGCCCCACCAGCTCGAACTCCTGTCCCCGGCCCGCGATGCCGATATCGGCATTGAAGCCGTCAACCATGGAGCGGACGCCGTCTATATCGGCGGTCCGGCCTTTGGTGCGCGCGCCACGGCGGGCAATGACATTCGTGATCTTGAGCGTCTGATCAAGCATGCCCATCGCTTTGGCAGCCGCATCTTCATCACGCTCAACACCATCTTGCGCGACGACGAGTTGGAAGGCGCGCGCGATATGGCCTGGCAGATCTACAACGCAGGCGCCGACGCGCTGATCATCCAGGACATGGGCCTGCTGGAGCTGGACATGCCTCCTATCCAGCTGCATGCCTCCACCCAGACCGACATCCGCACACCCGAAAAAGCCCGCTTTCTGCAGGATGCAGGCCTGTCACAGATCGTGGTGGCGCGCGAACTGGACCTGCGCCAGATCGCCGCCGTGCGCGCCGCCACCGATCCGGCGCGCACCACGATCGAGTTCTTCGTGCATGGCGCGCTGTGCGTGGCCTATTCGGGCCAGTGCTTCATCAGCCACGCCCACACCGGCCGCAGCGCCAACCGCGGCGACTGCAACCAGGCTTGTCGCCTGCCCTATGAGGTGACGGACGCCAGCGGCCGCATCATCGCCCACGAAAAGCATGTGCTGTCCATGAAGGACAACAATCAGAGCGACAATCTGCGAGCGCTGATAGACGCTGGCGTGCGCAGCTTCAAGATCGAGGGCCGCTACAAGGACATGGGCTATGTGAAGAACATCACCGCCCACTACCGCAAGCTGCTGGACGAAATCATCGAAGAACGTGAGTTCTCCGATGCGCCCCTTGCTCGCTCGTCGTCTGGCCGCACCAGCTTCACCTTCGAGCCCGATCCCGACCAGAACTTCAACCGCGAGTTCACCGACTACTTCGTCAATGGCCGCAAGGACGACATCGGCGCATTCGACACGCCCAAGACTCCGGGCCGTGCCATCGGCTGGGTCACCCAGGTGGGCGACAAGTGGTTCGAGATCGAAGCCAGCGACAAGGCCACCGAGCTGCACAACGGCGACGGCCTGTGCTACTACGACCTGCAAAAGGAACTCGTGGGCGTGCACATCAACCGCGCCGAGTGCATGCATGCCAAGAAAGGCATCTGGCGCGTGTTCCCCAAGAATGAGATTGCCGAGTTCAAGGACCTGCGCAAGGGCCTGGAGATCAACCGCAACCGCGATATGGACTGGGTGCGTACGCTGGAGAAGAAATCCAGCGAACGTCGTATCGGCCTGTGGGCCGAGCTCAAGGAGACGGCGAAGGGCTTTGCACTGCAACTGACCGACGACGACGGCTTTGTCGGCTATGCCGAGATCGACAACGAGCATCAGGCCGCAACCGATGCAGCCAAGGCCGAAACCACGCTGCGCGAGCAGTTGGGCCGCTTTGGCGCCACGATTTTTGCGGTGCATGATATTGCGCTCAACCTGAGCCAGCCCTGGTTCGTGCCCGCCTCGGTGCTCAACCAGCTGCGCCGCGATGCCGTGGCCTCGCTGGAAGCCGCACGCGAATCAGGCTTCATCCGTCTGCCCCGCGCCAAGCCCGTGGAGCCTCCCGTGCCCTTCCCCGAAGACACGCTCACCTATCTGGCCAATGTGTTCAACCAGAAGGCGCATGACTTCTATGTCAAGCATGGCGTGAAGGTGATCGATGCTGCCTACGAGAGCAAGGAAGAGGAAGGCGAAGTCTCGCTGATGATCACCAAGCACTGTGTGCGCTTCTCGATGAGCCTGTGCCCCAAGCAGGCCAAGGGCGTGATCGGCGTCAAGGGAACGATCAAGGCCGAGCCGCTGCAGCTGATCAACGGCAAGGAAAAACTCACGCTGCGCTTTGACTGCAAGCCCTGCGAGATGCATGTGGTGGGCAAGATGAAGAAGTCGGTGATGAACCAGCATGCCAAGGAAATGCAGGAACACCCCATGCAGTTCTACCGCACACGCCCAGCCCCCAAGCCGCTGGCCTGA
- a CDS encoding NUDIX hydrolase, translating to MTVAQRHAKPAPDFPRPYTTVDVVIFTILDKALKVLLVQRPGQADDPFPGLWALPGGFVNVDLDADLLACARRKLREKTGVDSPYLEQLGSWGGAARDPRGWSATHVYFALIPGADIALTKGANAADVAWFDVDELLAAPQLAFDHWEILVAAVERLRSKVEYTSLPAFLLTEPFTLPQLQQVYETVLGRTVDKSGFRTRMLAAQFLVEAGHVDGTSNRPAMGYRLADRSGPVVFPRTFSPRGH from the coding sequence ATGACCGTTGCACAGCGTCACGCCAAACCGGCACCGGACTTTCCTCGCCCCTATACGACGGTGGACGTGGTGATCTTCACCATTCTTGATAAGGCGCTCAAAGTGCTGCTGGTGCAGCGTCCGGGGCAAGCAGACGATCCATTCCCCGGTCTTTGGGCGCTACCCGGTGGTTTTGTCAATGTGGACCTGGATGCCGACCTGCTGGCCTGTGCACGGCGCAAGCTGCGCGAAAAAACCGGGGTGGACAGCCCTTATCTGGAACAGCTGGGCAGCTGGGGCGGTGCAGCCCGCGACCCGCGCGGCTGGTCTGCCACCCATGTGTACTTCGCCCTGATTCCCGGTGCCGATATTGCGCTGACCAAGGGCGCCAACGCAGCCGATGTCGCCTGGTTCGATGTGGACGAACTGCTGGCGGCGCCTCAGCTGGCATTCGACCACTGGGAAATACTGGTAGCTGCCGTGGAACGGCTGCGCAGCAAGGTGGAATACACCTCACTGCCCGCCTTTCTGCTGACCGAGCCCTTTACCCTGCCCCAGTTGCAGCAGGTCTATGAAACCGTGCTGGGCCGCACCGTGGACAAAAGCGGCTTTCGTACCCGCATGCTGGCGGCGCAGTTCCTGGTCGAGGCCGGCCATGTCGATGGCACATCCAACCGCCCGGCCATGGGCTACCGGCTGGCAGACCGCAGCGGGCCGGTGGTGTTTCCACGCACCTTCAGTCCTCGCGGGCATTGA
- a CDS encoding RNA 2'-phosphotransferase translates to MQDKNTMTTARSKFLSLVLRHSPQTIGLKLDSAGWARTDELLACLARSGRRTSLEELQAVVADNNKQRFAFSEDGSRIRANQGHSIPIELELAPQQPPVELYHGTATRFLDAIFREGLTRQSRHHVHLSASTETAAAVGRRHGKLALLRVDAARMAADGHVFYCSDNGVWLTDAVPVSYLAKLAV, encoded by the coding sequence ATGCAAGATAAGAACACCATGACGACGGCGCGCAGCAAATTTCTCAGCCTGGTATTGCGGCACAGCCCGCAAACCATTGGCTTGAAGCTCGATAGCGCAGGCTGGGCACGCACCGATGAACTGCTGGCATGCCTTGCGCGTTCAGGCAGGCGCACAAGCCTTGAAGAGTTGCAGGCTGTGGTGGCTGACAACAACAAGCAGCGTTTTGCCTTCAGCGAAGACGGCAGCCGCATTCGTGCCAATCAGGGGCACTCCATCCCTATCGAGCTGGAACTGGCGCCCCAGCAGCCACCGGTCGAGCTGTATCACGGCACGGCTACGCGCTTTCTGGACGCCATCTTCCGGGAAGGACTGACACGCCAGAGTCGCCACCATGTGCACCTGTCGGCCAGTACCGAGACCGCCGCTGCGGTGGGGCGGCGCCATGGCAAGCTGGCCTTGCTGCGGGTCGACGCCGCGCGCATGGCGGCCGATGGCCATGTGTTCTATTGCTCGGACAACGGTGTCTGGCTGACCGATGCCGTGCCCGTTAGCTATCTGGCCAAGCTGGCGGTATGA
- a CDS encoding HAD family hydrolase, whose amino-acid sequence MNTSKLIALDADGVLLDYNLAYAGAWERAFGQRPALRNPQAYWAVERWGVPVLQGEALQRFRSSFDAQFWSTVPAIAGAVRACEKLVAAGYELVCVSALKPEFAQARQANLKALGFPIEKVMATSSEAANGRSPKAHALAQLRPVAFVDDFLPYFQGVPAQIHSALVLREPEGSPNHGAGLDAVHSSHSHLAQFADWWLAR is encoded by the coding sequence ATGAATACCTCAAAACTGATAGCGCTTGACGCTGACGGTGTGCTGCTCGATTACAACCTGGCTTATGCCGGTGCTTGGGAGAGGGCCTTTGGCCAGCGCCCGGCTCTGCGCAATCCGCAGGCTTACTGGGCGGTGGAGCGCTGGGGCGTACCTGTCCTGCAGGGCGAGGCCTTGCAGCGCTTTCGCAGCAGCTTCGATGCGCAGTTCTGGTCTACCGTGCCCGCGATTGCCGGGGCGGTGCGGGCCTGTGAAAAGCTGGTCGCGGCCGGCTATGAGCTGGTGTGCGTCTCCGCACTCAAACCTGAATTTGCCCAGGCCCGCCAGGCTAATCTGAAGGCGCTGGGATTTCCCATAGAGAAGGTGATGGCAACCAGTAGTGAGGCTGCGAACGGGCGCAGTCCCAAGGCCCATGCCTTGGCGCAACTGCGGCCTGTGGCCTTTGTCGATGATTTCCTGCCCTATTTCCAGGGCGTTCCAGCGCAGATCCATTCCGCCTTGGTATTGCGCGAGCCTGAAGGCTCTCCGAACCATGGAGCCGGACTGGATGCGGTGCATTCCAGTCATTCCCATCTGGCGCAGTTTGCCGATTGGTGGTTGGCACGCTGA
- a CDS encoding NADAR family protein, producing MNRDYEIRSVTDLLLQLDQGYRPRYFPFWGHQPEKDGSVGKGCLSQWFHAPFTVDGDAFPTAEHFMMAGKARLFGDEEARLQVLASPSPAAAKQVGRSVRNFDEARWNAARFDIVVRGNVAKFGQNSAMRDYLLATGERVLVEASPRDRIWGIGMGAANPEAEQPRKWRGQNLLGFALMAARAQLRAGL from the coding sequence ATGAACCGAGATTACGAAATTCGCTCCGTGACCGATTTGCTGCTGCAGCTGGATCAGGGCTATCGCCCGCGTTACTTCCCCTTCTGGGGGCATCAGCCCGAAAAAGACGGCTCCGTGGGCAAGGGCTGCCTGAGCCAATGGTTTCATGCACCGTTCACCGTGGATGGCGATGCATTTCCCACGGCCGAGCATTTCATGATGGCTGGCAAGGCCCGTTTGTTTGGCGACGAGGAGGCCCGTCTGCAGGTGCTGGCTTCGCCATCACCCGCTGCGGCCAAGCAGGTGGGGCGCAGTGTGCGCAACTTTGACGAAGCGCGCTGGAATGCCGCGCGCTTCGACATCGTGGTGCGCGGCAATGTGGCCAAGTTCGGCCAGAATTCCGCCATGCGAGACTATCTGCTGGCCACGGGCGAGCGTGTGCTGGTGGAAGCCAGTCCGCGTGACCGCATCTGGGGCATAGGCATGGGCGCAGCCAACCCCGAGGCCGAACAGCCGCGTAAATGGCGTGGACAGAACCTGCTGGGCTTTGCGCTGATGGCGGCGCGTGCACAGCTGAGAGCTGGACTATGA
- a CDS encoding ADP-ribosylglycohydrolase family protein has translation MSTLDRFEGALLGLACGDAVGTTLEFQPRGSFAPLTDMVGGGPFSLKAGQWTDDTSMALCLAESLITKRACDPQDQMARYANWYQWGYWSSTGHCFDIGMATRAAIQEFLRSGNALAGSADPRSAGNGSLMRLAPVALMYGHDEAQLQAMAALSSRTTHAAPECLDACRLFAVALSRALAGGDKQQVLALSSLELDSPRIREIAEGTWMDKSREQISSSGYVVHSLEAALWCFARHDSFEAAVLEVANLGDDADTTAAITGQIAGAFWGRGGIPAHWLAKLHQEQDIRGLALSLHQLSDRRS, from the coding sequence ATGAGCACTCTGGACCGTTTTGAGGGCGCGCTGCTCGGCCTGGCATGCGGCGATGCTGTGGGCACGACGCTGGAGTTTCAGCCGCGTGGCAGCTTTGCGCCACTGACCGATATGGTCGGTGGCGGCCCGTTCTCGCTCAAGGCCGGGCAGTGGACCGACGACACCTCCATGGCCCTGTGCCTGGCCGAGAGCCTGATCACCAAACGGGCTTGCGACCCGCAGGACCAGATGGCGCGCTATGCCAACTGGTACCAATGGGGCTACTGGAGCTCTACCGGTCATTGCTTTGATATCGGCATGGCCACCAGGGCCGCCATCCAGGAATTCCTGCGCAGCGGCAATGCGCTGGCTGGCAGCGCCGATCCGCGCAGCGCCGGCAATGGCTCGCTGATGCGGCTGGCGCCCGTGGCGCTGATGTATGGACATGATGAGGCGCAGCTGCAGGCCATGGCCGCACTGAGCTCCCGCACCACCCACGCGGCCCCCGAATGCCTGGATGCCTGCCGTCTGTTCGCAGTGGCGCTGAGTCGTGCACTGGCGGGGGGAGACAAGCAACAGGTATTGGCGCTGTCGTCACTGGAACTGGACAGTCCCAGGATTCGCGAGATCGCGGAGGGAACCTGGATGGACAAGAGCCGTGAGCAGATCAGCAGTTCGGGCTATGTGGTGCACAGCCTGGAAGCGGCACTATGGTGTTTTGCGCGCCATGACAGCTTTGAGGCGGCGGTACTGGAAGTGGCCAATCTGGGCGACGATGCGGACACCACGGCGGCGATCACAGGGCAGATTGCCGGCGCTTTCTGGGGGCGCGGCGGCATTCCTGCTCATTGGCTGGCAAAGTTGCATCAAGAGCAGGACATCCGGGGGCTGGCGCTATCACTGCACCAGCTGAGCGATCGGCGTTCTTGA
- a CDS encoding branched-chain amino acid ABC transporter substrate-binding protein, whose protein sequence is MSMSDSPALRGPARLSFALTLALVGSGLVQANAQAQPQVPAQQADKPLVVHIAHGGPVSGPIAALGKDEENGVRMAIEELNARKLQLGGRPVQWKLEAGDDVGDPGQAAALARRFCDKKVAAVVGHLQSGTTLPAAKIYNDCSIPNITPAATNPAITEAGYDDSFRVIANDKAMVDALLDYAVKHQGVKRVAIIDDRTAYGQGIVKLFEAAAAERDVQIVDKQYTSDKATQFTPILTAIKGRKPDAIFFGGLDAQAGPMLRQMSQLAMNQTKFLGGDAQCSERLPVMADKAPALKNVVCVMSGSPLADMPGGPAWKQKYDQRFPGQYQVYSPYAYDATMVLAQAMLRADSAKAEAFLPQLRQAHYQGVTGMIAFDSQGELQNPRVTLFGYGSGERKELLVSGQ, encoded by the coding sequence ATGTCCATGTCTGACAGCCCAGCCCTGCGCGGCCCAGCCCGCCTCTCATTCGCCCTGACTCTGGCCTTGGTCGGCAGTGGTCTGGTGCAGGCGAATGCGCAAGCGCAACCACAGGTGCCGGCGCAGCAAGCGGACAAACCTCTGGTTGTGCATATCGCCCATGGTGGCCCGGTTTCAGGCCCCATCGCGGCACTGGGCAAGGACGAGGAAAACGGCGTGCGCATGGCCATTGAGGAGCTCAATGCGCGCAAGCTGCAACTGGGTGGGCGCCCCGTGCAATGGAAGCTTGAAGCCGGTGATGATGTCGGCGACCCCGGTCAGGCGGCAGCGTTGGCGCGGCGCTTTTGCGACAAGAAGGTCGCTGCCGTAGTGGGGCATCTGCAGTCGGGCACCACCTTGCCCGCGGCCAAGATCTATAACGATTGCAGCATTCCCAACATCACGCCTGCGGCGACCAACCCTGCCATTACCGAGGCAGGTTACGACGACAGCTTTCGCGTGATTGCCAACGACAAGGCCATGGTTGACGCCTTGCTCGACTACGCCGTCAAGCATCAGGGCGTCAAGCGCGTGGCCATCATTGACGACCGCACAGCCTACGGCCAGGGCATAGTCAAGCTGTTCGAGGCCGCGGCCGCCGAGCGCGATGTGCAGATCGTGGACAAGCAATACACCAGCGACAAGGCCACGCAATTCACGCCCATTCTCACCGCCATCAAGGGGCGCAAGCCCGATGCCATCTTCTTTGGCGGCCTGGATGCCCAGGCCGGCCCCATGCTGCGTCAGATGTCGCAGCTGGCCATGAACCAGACAAAGTTCCTGGGCGGCGATGCCCAATGCTCGGAGCGTTTGCCGGTCATGGCAGACAAAGCTCCTGCTCTCAAGAATGTGGTCTGTGTGATGAGCGGCAGCCCCTTGGCGGATATGCCGGGCGGCCCCGCCTGGAAGCAGAAGTACGACCAGCGCTTCCCGGGGCAGTATCAGGTCTACAGCCCCTACGCCTATGACGCCACCATGGTGCTGGCCCAGGCCATGCTGCGTGCCGATTCGGCCAAGGCCGAGGCTTTTCTGCCCCAGCTGCGTCAGGCGCATTACCAGGGCGTGACGGGCATGATCGCCTTTGACTCGCAGGGCGAGCTGCAGAATCCGCGCGTGACCCTGTTTGGCTACGGCTCGGGAGAACGCAAGGAATTGCTGGTCAGCGGCCAGTGA